The Balaenoptera acutorostrata chromosome 15, mBalAcu1.1, whole genome shotgun sequence genome contains a region encoding:
- the NHLRC4 gene encoding LOW QUALITY PROTEIN: NHL-repeat-containing protein 4 (The sequence of the model RefSeq protein was modified relative to this genomic sequence to represent the inferred CDS: inserted 1 base in 1 codon), translating into MLGLEGPCWVGLGPDGGLAVSEEFGDVWLFGSARQPLCSLGDLTEHHVGTLAGVCTDAAGSVIVADEQQRQVTLFPWARAPICLVSKGLRWPLGVAXVPQGQLMVADAEDGYIKVYQSHLELA; encoded by the exons ATGCTGGGCCTGGAGGGCCCCTGCTGGGTGGGCCTGGGGCCCGATGGGGGCCTGGCTGTGAGTGAGGAGTTCGGGGACGTGTGGCTGTTTGGCAGTGCCCGCCAGCCCCTGTGCTCCCTGGGAGACCTGACTGAGCACCACGTTGGCACCCTGGCAGGCGTGTGCACCGACGCAGCGGGCAGTGTCATTGTGGCGGACGAGCAGCAGCGCCAGGTGACCCTGTTCCCCTGGGCCAGGGCGCCCATCTGCCTGGTGTCCAAGGGGCTGAGGTGGCCCCTGGGTGTGG TTGTGCCCCAGGGCCAGCTCATGGTGGCGGACGCAGAGGACGGCTACATCAAAGTGTACCAGTCCCACTTGGAATTGGCCTGA